The Malus domestica chromosome 08, GDT2T_hap1 genomic interval CGTGAAGACGAGGAAGATGGTAGGCGAGCGCGAGGGAGTGGAGGCTGCGGCGGATCTCGGGGGAAGTGTTCTCACCGGAATCAATGGAAACCCGCTCGGAGTTTTAGCTAGGCAACTGGGTTTGCCTCTTCATAAGGTGAGGGATATTTGCCCGCTTTATTTACCAGATGGGAAAGCTGTTAATTCTGAGATGGATTCTAGTATAGAGACTTCTTTTAATAAGTTGTTAGATAGAGTTTGTAAGCTTAGGCACGCAATGATTGAAGAAGTTAAGTCCGTAGATGTTCCATTAGGGACTGCGTTGGAAGCTTTTCGACGCGTTTATAGTGTTGCACGAGACACGCAGGAGAGAATGCTCTTGGACTGGCATCTTGCTAATTTGGAATATGCTAATGCTTCCTTGATGTCCAATTTGTCCATGGCCTATTGGGATCAGGATGATCCCTATGAGATGGGAGGTGACCATTGTTTTATCCCGGGAGGCAATGAGACTTTTGTGCGGTCCCTTGCAGAGGGCCTTCCAATCTTCTATGAAAGGACTGTGCAGAGTATTCGGTATGGTTCTGATGGGGTTTTGGTTTATGCAAACGGGCAGGAGTTTCGTGGGGACATGGTTCTTTGCACAGTCCCATTAGGCGTGCTTAAGAAGGGTTCCATTGAATTTGTCCCTGGCCTTCCACAAAGGAAGAAGGATGCAATTCAGAGTATAGGATTTGGATTACTGAATAAGGTTGCCATATTGTTCCCTTATAACTTCTGGGGTGGGGATATTGATACTTTTGGGCATTTGACTGAGGATCCGAGAATGAGAGGCGAGTTCTTTCTGTTTTATAGCTACTCTTCTGTATCAGGAGGGCCTCTTCTGGTTGCTCTTGTGGCTGGAGATGCTGCAATTAAGTTTGAGTTGATGTCTCCTGTTGAGTCTGTGAATAGGGTGTTGGACATATTAAGGGGTATTTTCAACCCGAAAGGGATTGCTGTTCCGGAACCTATTCAGGCAGTGTGCACTCGGTGGGGGAAGGACGACTTTGCATACGGTTCTTATTCTTATGTTGCAGTAGGGTCTTCAGGAGATGATTATGATATTCTGGCAGAGAGTATTGGAGATGGGAGAGTGTTCTTTGCTGGGGAGGCCACTAACAAGCAGTATCCGGCAACAATGCACGGAGCTTTTCTGAGCGGGATGAGAGAGGCTGCTAACATACTGAGAGTAGCCAAAAAGCGGTCAATTATCCCGTTGGAAAAACCAAGTAATGTTGGTGATGAAATGGACGATTTGAATAAGTTATTTGACACCCCTGACGTAAGATGTGGGAGCTTCTCCGTTTTGTTTGATCCTCGGTCAAATGAGTTTGATTCTGCCAACTCGCTGTTGAGGGTGAAATTTGGAGTGGGAAATATGGAGGTGGGATCACGTCTCTCTCTTTGTTTGTATGGCTTGATTTCGAGGAATCAGGCGATGAAGTTGAGTGAGGTAGAAGGTGATGGGAACAAGATGAGAATGATAAATGTGGAATTTGGGGTGAGGTTGGTTGGGAGGAAAGGTTTAAGTGGTGCTGGGGAATCTCTAATAAGCTACATTAAGACAGCAAAATCAAAACCCAACGTAGTCGGAGGAGTTCAACTATGAAGAATCCTGGGTTTGGGTTGTGCATAATGGATGGATTGCAGTTGATTGGGTCATTGATTTGAGCAGCTGGATGGAATCCGTTGTCAGCTGAACTGAACTCATTTGGTCTGGTAGTGTTTATTTCAGCCTTGTTTAGTTGTTGCTTAATTCTGTCATTGGAAGTGCAAAAGTGATTGGGAGTTATTTATTCTTCATCCTCTCTCACTCATAAATTTAGTtgaagaagtatgatttttcttCCTTCAGTTTGCAGTATGCTTTTTGTGTGGCTGTTTGTGTTTACATATATTTTTGCTCTATTGTTTGTTTCCAAGTTCCATGGACTATATGGACTACATACTATAAAGGATGGATGACAGAAATGGTCGAATTTGATTGATCTTAGTAGTGGTTCGGTACTaagatgcttttataaaaaatgggtataaaaaaaaaccgaactcaaaaaagtgtttgataaacatttaaaaacagcttatttaacagttttggatgaaaaaagctgaaaatgtgaagcagtaaaaatgagcttattcttaGAGCATAAcagaagtagtttttttttcaaaacacagcaataccaaactagcctgTACCATAACTTGGTGGCTAGGAATTCGATTGGATTGAATTAAAAATCACTATATTCTAAATCTGACCCACTCCTACCATATTGTAAAGGATTAAGGACCAATGATTAAGAGAGAGAAGTCTTCTTTGTGATCGATTCATCTGAAGTCCTTggatttgagaaattttttattatgacgAGAATACAGGTTGtatatcacgtgtttttatgtaagttgtggtaaattttattttttaagttattaactttttaacaaacATATTTCTTCATATGTATAGTGACATGTGATGTATCATCTCGTGTGCCGAtcatactaaaaaatctctaCTTGGACTTGGATAAAATGCCTTCAAATGTATAACGAAAATACATATGGCATACTATGGGCGGTGAAGCCGGTTGGTTCGCAGAGACTGAAATAGgcaaaaaaaccccaaaatacAAGTTTGATTTATAGTTGGGGGCCAATGATTGCCATTCTTGTATACTTTATCATTATCTATGTTTTGATATTGCTCACTAATAGCATTTTCAATTTGGTAAACACCATAAATCAGATATTTTCAGTTTCTCTTatcttttcaaaaataaaattcttttcAAAGCCTTCATTTTTGAGCTCCTATAAACTTTTAATATGTGCATCATTGTTAGTTTTGTCGATTATATCGTTATATTGAACACTATTTCTATTCTATTATACGTTAATAAAATATCGTATTGATGTAGTATGTGAAAAAATGTCCGTATATCATTTGACAATTTTACTAAAAatatattgaaaattttgacaactttttcaattttgatatttaaaatatttacatatttctattctttcaaaaaaaaatgttaaagttaCAATAAGaacgtaaatttttttattattaaaaaatgtttgaaataacATGATTAAACGTGAAAAATTATGTAGtatattaaaaattttaaaaatatacaATTTAACAAATTATTAAGACGTACAAATAGATCAAaatattgaccaaaaaaaaaatacaaatagatCAAACTACATATTCAtcttaaagttaaaaaaaaaatagacaaaGAGTACAAGTCACGTGCATAGGACACGTGGCGATGTCAGGTGCAGACCGTCCAAAAGGTACTTAAGTTAtattataagaaaaactaataaaaaaaatttgaaaattttgagttttaataataaagacaaaataaaaggtaaagtgaatagtatcatatttgactttttagtgtaaaaacgtgttttttcgttaaagtgaacagtaccgaaaatttttcattaaaactccctataTTCTATTGGATGAGGATCCCATCTGGATTCAAATGGTAGGGATTCTCAAATTATAaacgtttatcgtatatcgtcggttaaaaataatttaaattttattatttaaaattaaacataaataatatttaataaaaattaattgcaTAATATACTATAAACGTTTAAGAAGTAAGGATCCTTTTAATTCCCATAATTTGAATACGATGCGATCCTCATCCTATTCTATTGATTGAGTTTTGGGCGAACCAAAATGACACGGCGCCCTGATGCGATATTTCGAGAAGCGCGGCAAGTGGTAAAAACCTAGGACCACAAAATAATGCTTGCCCCTCTGTACTCTGTACCCCACCAACGTGATGAACTAAATATGTAGCAAGATGATAACCGTTCATCACGCTGATGAATACTAAAATGGCCCACCATGATTAGTTATGGGCACCTACCAGTCGCAAATCTCGAAAAACCCCTGCCTTTTTCCGACGACTGCCACATGGGCCACTCCATCAAACCGACCTTCTCGCATTCATCCAAACAAGGCCGACACTTTGGGGTCCCATAATGGCATCCTTCCACATTCTTCTTACACGTTGCAGGCCCTTATTGGTCCGTCCTCTCCTCCCTCGCATCATTTCTACTTTCTTCTTTTGCCTTTCGACTGTTTGATTTCCTTCCCATTATTTGCTTTGCCAGCAAGGACAGCACACTCGCCGCGCCTAACTGGCACATACACCATCCAGACACGTGTCGGCCATCCATGGCGAGTGGAAAGTTGTGCGGATGCCAATTCTCCTATCTCCTTTGTACCACGTCGGTCGGTTACAATTGGAAAGAAGGGAAATGGCACAGCATTTGGTGTATCTTATAAAAAAGAAATATGGAATATTGAAAGAAGTAGGATTAGGTTTTGCCACTACTcacatttattttattaatgaaTGTATTAGTTTATATAAGGttatgctatccacacatttctttttatttttcatatttctctcaattttcgatcgttggatcgaatgaattaatgaatatcaaatgacatcaatcaataaggagtgtgaaaagtaaaaaatgatgtgtatATATCACATTTGTTTTGTATAATATCTTTTAACTTAATCGCGTCATTTGCGTGTGGGTGGATGCTATAAAAAGCTCACTCTCTGCATCAGCAAAGAACATCAAAGCAATATTTCATCTTCTCTCTTTAcaaaatcattattcattaagtagTAAGTTGTGATTTGATATTAAGAAAAGAATGGCGGAGGAGTACAACAAGAAGAGCGATGAACACGAGTACGAGAGGAAGACTGGGGATTACGAGGAGGGATCGGGTGCAGGCGAGACCAAGGATCGTGGGTTGTTTGATTTCTTggggaagaaagaggaggagaagcCAACTCCTTATCAGCAAGGGGATCAGGTGAACGTCGCCGAGTTTGATGAGAAAGTCAAGATCTCCGATCATCACGATCAGCATGCATCATCATACAACAAAGTAGAAGAGGAGgaagacaaggagaagaagcACGAGACTCTCCTGCAGAAGCTTCACCGATCTGAAAGCAGCTCTAGCTCTGTAAGTAttcataaattgattttttattacAAGCTATTTATTTTAAGCTAATTAAGAGGAGAGCATGTATCATATACATATGTTTGGCAAGATTTCTTAACCCAAAAAAGAGAGAAGGGTTTCCAAATATGctcgtaaaaaaaattaatcactcCAAGATCTTCCAGCTGGCATTTCCTGGTGTTTTTATGCATATGCCACGTGTAATCACGTAGTGTTCTTGTTGACTGTATCCCTTCACATAACATTTGTACTTTTTCTTCATGATTTCCATTAACTTAAAATTTAGTCTGTCTAAACTGTTTGAAATAACTCTGAATATTTAATATTTGCAGTCAAGTGATGAGGAGGAagatgaagagaagaagaagaagcggaAAGAAAAGAAGGGATTGACGGATAAGATCAAGGAGAAGATCTCCGGTGATGAGCACAAGGAAGAAGGCTATCACAAGGAGGAGGACACGGCTGTCCCGGTGGAGAAGGTGTACGAGGAGGAACATCATCATCCAGCTCCAGCTCCAGCTCCGGTTGTTCATTACCACGAAGAGCCAACCGACTCTCCAACTGAGGAAAAGAAGGGTTTCCTCGAGAAGATCAAGGAAAAGCTACCTGGCCACAAGAAGACTGAGGAGGTTCCAGTTGGTGCTGCTTCGCACGAACAGCACAGTGACGACAAACATGCGGCGGAGCCACCGGTAGCAGCCTCTTATGAAGCTGGAGAAGAGCCCAAGGAAAAGAAGGGTATTTTGGAGAAGATCAAGGAAAAGCTTCCAGGGTACCATTCCAAGACCGAGGAAGATCACAAGGACatcaaggagaaagagaaggatACTCCTTCctactaattaagggattaagaaagaaaaaacgcATACATAATCTTGTCCTGTGTTCGGAAAGAGTGGTTATGGTGGTGTCATTTGTGGCTTGttatttttccttgtttttgtgATGGGTGGTTTATTTGCCGTTTTCTTTTGAGAGAGACTCTGCGCTCATTTACAAGTTTGTCTAGGGTTTCCGTTCTAGGGTTCTCTCTGTTCTGTAAGGACCTTTACTTTCTTTTGTGTGTGATATAAACATTATTGTTGATTAATAAGATATTTGTTGTTCCTTTGTATTCTCTTTGTgtgatctgtgtgtgtgtgtgtgtgggcgCATTAGCTTTTAGCATGCGTGCATTTATAAAAACTGGTCGATCACGATTATAAATCCGATTATGAATGTTGAATGGTTCCTTGTAAATTTGTTTTATCACCAAAATTCACAATATGATCTTCCTTTGGAGTAATTTATACGTTGACTATttaagaagcaaatgaagacatGTAAGAAAATGCCCAAGGAACCAACATTtcgttaattaatctggacgaTCACTTGGATCAATGACCGTATATTGTTGTACATGTGTGTAAGTGAAGATTAAGATGGAGATGGAGTGATAAGTAGAGCAACAACATGTCAACATGCGTAGAGGTGCTAAAGAAGGGAGGCTTGACTGGTGGAGATAGGAATGTCAATGATCactcttaatttaattagactttAACTTGTGAGACTAAAAAAAAAGTAGCATAActtatttaatattaattttagtttttggtttttggtttttattttttttatttttttttattattttttatttttttatcgtgAGCTTGTTCTAATCTTTCTGCCAAATAAGCAGATATGTAAAGAGATGAATGTTAACACAAAATGTGGGAGGGTTCACTGAATCAATACAATAACGTTACCACATCGACATTGTCAGCTTGTGGTGGGGCCTGCCTGGAGGGACTTACTTGGATCTCACCAGCTGGTTGCTTCTTTATTCCTAcatcaatttgaaatttgacaaaaatatgaGCACGATGACAGTTGGGAAAATGATGGATCGTGCACGCAGCACCCTTATTGTTGATAGTCCGTTTCTTCCAAGTAGTGAACTGATGATtcatattaatattattatttttttaattaacatgATTTACATTATTTACAGttttaaaaagttgaaaataCATGACATCGTCTCGTCTTGTTGGATTAATATTAGAGGACATGAATTAAGAAATCATTCAAAACTTGAAAGACATCATCCGCAAATTTTtgtataaaattaattgattaaaaattattatgatTTGGACGTAAAAGACTGGAGACATTGCATCGATCAACTAATTCTCTGTAGTTGAAGGCGAGCCAACTTGCCTATTTTTGAGGGGCAAAAAACGAAAAAagcaaaaagataaaaagaaaagtgAAGGAGTGTGTGTGTCCCTCAAGCCCACAATCATATAGTGAATTGCGGGGCATCGACGTAAGGGGAGTAGCGACCGAAAAGAAAGCTCGCACAGATGGACGGATGTATGGTACTGAAAATTTCAATGGTGGAACCATCCAGATCCAGAGGCATCCACACATTACATTCCTCGATCTGTAGTCTTAGGCTGTGGTCATGATGAACATTACTCCATTAGGCCCACATTCTGATGTCTCGATTTTATCCGTTTGTGGGTAAATTGACGACACTCATGATTCATGCCAATGATCAAATTCGATACTGAATATCATGCATGTTCATTGAGAAAAAGATAAATTTGAATATAGATAAGTTAAGAGTAGTGTGTTATTATTTGCATCTAAATTTGTACGATAAGATAATTTCCAATCCTGGGCTAAATGCTAAATTTCCAATCCTGGGCTAAATGCTAAATTTCCCCTCCtattccccccccccaaacccaATCCAACCAAAGCCAAAtctttgggctaaaagccaaatgccAATTGAGGGCCAAATTCCCCTCAAGAAATAGCCCAGAAATGTATGAACTCTCTCTTTCCCAGCCCACTCTCGGCCCCGTCACTCGCGCCACTCGCCCCACGCGGGCGTTAGCCTTCAGCGCCCGACAGGGTGGGACCCACTGTCCGGGCTGCTGTCGGAAGCAATTATGAGCCCAACGACTCTTTTGTTCATTGGACGGTTGGCATTATTggaccgttggttgatccaacggtctagattcaaatttaattttttttaaaatacattgaatccaacagCTGAGATCTAATATAATCAAatataatggtaaaaaaaaaatctaacggcccaaatttaaatccaacggctaaaataattttttaaaaaatgaaggcttgctttgtggaaaaatttagtgattttttaatatttatcagaatttaaatatttttagattaaaatgttcataaaattaatttacgatagtctacataattatttttttttaaaagttaatttaagaaaaaattagcctaagttcattatttaataatcccggactaaaattttaggacagaagggttgaagcagaaaaattgtttctgggttaaaagctaaattttttgagctaaaaaatttggcttttaacccaagggttggagatagtCTAAGGGGTGAATGGAAAATCGAAGAAACAATATTTGATATTTACCAAAAGACTTCCTACGGCTATTGTTGGGTACTGCATGGGTCTTTGAAGGTATGTATCAAAAGATACGGAAAAGGTTGTAAGTTTTGCTATTGGCCAATAGCATATGGTTGATATAAATTTTGATAAGGTCATCGCCGTAGAGattagagagagagtgtgtgttcAACGAGGTCATCGCGCATATTGCTTTTACAAATACAAGCTTGTGTGCAACAAGGCGAGGCCCCTTCAATCATTCACACAATCAACGCTCTACATGAAATTTTAACAACCTTTTTATGAGATCTAACCTTGCTTACCCATTAACGCAACTTCTGACTAGATAGACGGGGTTTCTTTCCAAGTCTATAGCTAGTTATTTATTTAAATCTAGACGAATTTTGATAATTATGTGAAGAGGTCATCTCATAAAACTTTCTCGACAAAGTGAAGTACGTTTATGATTGAATGCGTTAACCTTTTACAATATTGTATATCTTGATTGGTCTAGTTTTTAGATTAAGAGCCTAGACAAGTTGGTATTGTTTTTCTCGTCGCTCAGTTGTTTGTTCATATCAAAAGATTGTCATATTTCGCGTACTTTGactttttaattttctctttACTTCAGTTGTTTAAAAATGAGTGGTTAGGCCGCGGTTGGAATTATAATCAGCAACTATTATCTATGCACCTAAATTTGAATTACCACTTTTTTTGTAGTTTATATGAATTTAATTAGTATAGAtcattataataattgtaaaaataaaaaataaaaaatcataggAAGATGAGTAGAGTGAATTTTTTGAAGTGGCTGTTAACAATTCTTAACAAGTTAATATTATGATCAAATATTACGAATTAATTTGTTGATGCATTGATGAGTCATGGCACGACCATCAGCTGATGACATTCATGTGGCTTACAGAATCACAAAAAACGTTTGTGCAAAACCAACAGGCTATTATGATCAAGGATAGTGCTATTCACATGTACTTTCTGCATTCCAcacactcttgttaattttcttccattaattttcttcaattcattcgaatt includes:
- the LOC103440209 gene encoding lysine-specific histone demethylase 1 homolog 1-like, producing the protein MEKTDNPLNHSDNPPNDVVFDDSSPETDLTPSSSTPHENHSSENPSAPPQTTLEAPVSDSQDDSSEPILEGEDTLLDQQHLQNPIEAGPAEPGLPAKRRRRRKKFFTELNGSPSLAKNRRTDLNKDVDVEALIAISVGFPVDSLTEEEIEANVVPTIGGVEQANYIVVRNHILSRWRSNVSFWLTRELALESIRSEHKGLVDSAYDFLVEHGYINFGLAPAVKEAKLRSFDGAERGNVVIVGAGLAGLVAARQLVFLGFKVVVLEGRSRPGGRVKTRKMVGEREGVEAAADLGGSVLTGINGNPLGVLARQLGLPLHKVRDICPLYLPDGKAVNSEMDSSIETSFNKLLDRVCKLRHAMIEEVKSVDVPLGTALEAFRRVYSVARDTQERMLLDWHLANLEYANASLMSNLSMAYWDQDDPYEMGGDHCFIPGGNETFVRSLAEGLPIFYERTVQSIRYGSDGVLVYANGQEFRGDMVLCTVPLGVLKKGSIEFVPGLPQRKKDAIQSIGFGLLNKVAILFPYNFWGGDIDTFGHLTEDPRMRGEFFLFYSYSSVSGGPLLVALVAGDAAIKFELMSPVESVNRVLDILRGIFNPKGIAVPEPIQAVCTRWGKDDFAYGSYSYVAVGSSGDDYDILAESIGDGRVFFAGEATNKQYPATMHGAFLSGMREAANILRVAKKRSIIPLEKPSNVGDEMDDLNKLFDTPDVRCGSFSVLFDPRSNEFDSANSLLRVKFGVGNMEVGSRLSLCLYGLISRNQAMKLSEVEGDGNKMRMINVEFGVRLVGRKGLSGAGESLISYIKTAKSKPNVVGGVQL
- the LOC103415521 gene encoding dehydrin COR47-like (The RefSeq protein has 1 substitution compared to this genomic sequence), producing the protein MAEEYNKKSDEHEYERKTGDYEEGSGAGETKDRGLFDFLGKKEEEKPTPYQQGDQVNVAEFDEKVKISDHHDQHASSYNKVEEEEDKEKKHETLLQKLHRSESSSSSSSDEEEDEEKKKKRKEKKGLTDKIKEKISGDEHKEEGYHKEEDTAVPVEKVYEEEHHHPAPAPAPVVHYHEEPTDSPTEEKKGFLEKIKEKLPGHKKTEEVPVGAASHEQHSDDKHAAEPPVAASYEAGEEPKEKKGILEKIKEKLPGYHSKPEEDHKDIKEKEKDTPSY